A region from the Thauera humireducens genome encodes:
- a CDS encoding phage tail fiber protein, translated as MMKRILCTLALVACAALSLPASAALLTDYGENKLVDALFRGQALGTPATWYVGVSTGTCNDATPGTEPTGGYARQPVSASLSAWAGTQSAGSTTASSGAGATTSNNAVIQFPASTAAWGNVQSVQLWDAVTAGNRWICVDVAAPFNVDRAGVELKFNAGQLQFYVDN; from the coding sequence ATGATGAAGCGAATCCTCTGCACCTTGGCCCTCGTGGCCTGCGCAGCCCTCTCCCTTCCGGCCTCTGCCGCCCTGCTTACCGACTACGGCGAGAACAAGCTGGTCGATGCCCTTTTTCGCGGCCAGGCGCTGGGCACCCCGGCCACCTGGTACGTGGGTGTCTCCACCGGCACCTGCAACGACGCCACGCCGGGCACCGAGCCCACCGGCGGTTACGCGCGACAGCCGGTATCGGCATCGCTCTCCGCGTGGGCGGGCACCCAGTCAGCCGGCAGCACCACGGCGAGCTCGGGCGCCGGCGCCACCACCAGCAACAACGCTGTCATCCAGTTCCCGGCATCGACCGCAGCGTGGGGCAATGTCCAGTCCGTGCAGCTCTGGGACGCCGTGACCGCAGGCAACCGATGGATCTGCGTGGACGTTGCCGCGCCGTTCAACGTCGATCGGGCGGGGGTGGAGCTTAAGTTCAACGCGGGGCAGTTGCAGTTCTACGTGGATAACTGA
- a CDS encoding Lar family restriction alleviation protein, with the protein MSARIVPQDGDEPVLPELLPCPFCGGRAVLNNVGWVMGRRRVYCACAECRGCGQDIQYRPGPDHGLRDEALYAAACAWNTRAAPASRIASDLEDATRL; encoded by the coding sequence ATGAGCGCGCGCATCGTTCCGCAGGATGGCGATGAGCCGGTGCTGCCCGAGCTGCTGCCCTGCCCGTTCTGCGGCGGGCGGGCGGTGTTGAACAACGTCGGTTGGGTGATGGGCCGGCGCCGCGTGTATTGCGCCTGCGCCGAGTGTCGGGGCTGCGGGCAGGACATCCAGTACCGCCCCGGCCCGGACCATGGCCTGCGCGACGAGGCGCTGTATGCCGCTGCCTGCGCCTGGAACACGCGGGCAGCGCCCGCCAGCCGCATCGCCAGCGACCTCGAGGACGCCACGCGGCTATGA
- a CDS encoding DUF3486 family protein translates to MARKSSIQKLDVRLRNAVDELIRDGRFTLDDILAHLATINGGQAPVSRSALGRYAQRAEEQMRRYREAQEVAKVWVSKLESEPDGDVARLLPEMLRSVAFQTLGSIGDREDGGDAQEVMFLAKAMKDLASTDKLTTERILVIRQEVAKKAATEAVKQAKASGLSDEAADLIRQKILGVV, encoded by the coding sequence ATGGCCCGCAAGAGCAGCATCCAAAAACTGGACGTGCGCCTGCGCAATGCCGTTGACGAGCTGATCCGCGACGGCCGCTTCACCCTCGACGACATCCTGGCGCACCTGGCCACGATCAACGGCGGGCAAGCCCCGGTAAGCCGCAGCGCCCTGGGCCGCTACGCCCAGCGCGCCGAGGAGCAGATGCGCCGTTATCGCGAGGCGCAGGAGGTGGCCAAGGTCTGGGTGAGCAAGCTCGAGAGCGAGCCCGACGGCGACGTGGCACGGCTGCTGCCCGAGATGCTGCGCAGCGTCGCATTCCAGACCTTGGGCAGCATCGGCGACCGCGAGGACGGCGGCGATGCGCAGGAGGTTATGTTCCTGGCCAAGGCGATGAAGGACCTGGCCAGCACGGACAAGCTGACCACCGAGCGGATCCTGGTGATCCGCCAGGAGGTGGCGAAGAAGGCGGCGACCGAGGCGGTGAAGCAGGCCAAGGCCAGCGGGCTGAGTGATGAGGCCGCGGACCTGATCCGGCAGAAGATTCTGGGGGTGGTGTGA
- a CDS encoding Mu-like prophage major head subunit gpT family protein, whose protein sequence is MKIIPANGIVGARLIEAAATEVRAVLNLVMRALVQAGHVSEYASPEAVYPDRVVVYKDGRYYAFPFTLSEDNAVTVGAPREVVMQHVDAASRMTEAQQEQAFIEAVGEPAGGVWLIRVIRAGESGNRNYYPDAVLRDAVRLVEGARVFEKSDAEHVAAGTQAVAPGKSFRNLVGQLRNARFVEGATADTGEIQAELHLIQPDGDVAVRVREAHARGMAGLFGFSIDADAKAKVITKGGRKLRAATQITKVHSVDLIVEPGAGGALLRIVEAQATPSQEDEDMALRQRMIEAIKAHNPQFDDANATDEQIEAAFVEAKGAKPAPAPAPAPAADPALMDQVRLVEARITARDLVGAAKLPQPAKDKLLARFTEAQTPFTAADVSKAIDDERAYLARFTESGKPVIHFDDIEVEDRSVKIHGMLDDFFNRKNGVHSFKECYVEITGDRHVTGDLQRCDMARLRESLGERFVEALSSSSWANVLGDSITRRMLAEYAQLTDLQDWRKIADVVPVNDFRTQERNRIGGYGNLPAVNQAAAYNALTSPSDEKATYALTKRGGTESITLEMITNDDVGAIRRIPVELALAAANTLYEFVFDFIRTNPTIYDTVALFHATHNNLGAAALDATSFAAARLAMLKQARAGSSKRLNLRPRTLMVPPELQEAAFNLFVRGQNNDKTFVQTINPEVIAIPYWTDANDWAVATDPRQCPTIEIGFLNGREEPELFVQDSPTVGSLFSNDQVTYKIRHIYSGAVMDFRGLYKAVVA, encoded by the coding sequence ATGAAGATCATCCCGGCCAACGGCATCGTGGGCGCGCGGCTGATCGAGGCCGCCGCCACCGAGGTGCGCGCGGTGCTCAACCTGGTGATGCGTGCGCTGGTCCAGGCCGGGCACGTCTCCGAGTACGCAAGCCCCGAGGCGGTCTATCCGGACCGCGTGGTCGTCTACAAGGACGGCCGCTACTACGCCTTCCCCTTCACCCTTTCCGAAGACAACGCGGTCACCGTGGGCGCGCCGCGTGAGGTGGTAATGCAGCACGTGGATGCCGCCTCGCGCATGACCGAGGCGCAGCAGGAGCAGGCCTTCATCGAAGCGGTGGGCGAGCCTGCCGGCGGCGTGTGGCTGATCCGCGTGATCCGCGCCGGCGAATCGGGCAACCGCAACTACTACCCCGACGCCGTGCTGCGTGACGCCGTGCGCCTGGTCGAAGGCGCGCGCGTTTTCGAGAAGAGCGACGCCGAGCACGTCGCGGCCGGCACCCAGGCTGTGGCACCGGGCAAGAGCTTTCGCAACCTCGTGGGCCAGCTGCGCAACGCCCGCTTCGTGGAAGGGGCCACGGCCGACACCGGCGAGATCCAGGCTGAACTGCACCTCATCCAGCCCGACGGCGACGTGGCCGTGCGCGTGCGCGAGGCCCACGCCCGCGGCATGGCCGGCCTGTTCGGTTTCTCGATCGACGCCGACGCCAAGGCCAAGGTCATCACCAAGGGCGGCCGCAAGCTGCGCGCCGCAACCCAAATCACAAAGGTCCATTCCGTGGATCTGATCGTGGAACCCGGTGCGGGCGGTGCCCTGCTGCGCATCGTCGAAGCCCAAGCAACCCCGTCCCAGGAGGATGAAGACATGGCACTGCGCCAACGCATGATCGAGGCCATCAAGGCCCACAACCCGCAGTTCGACGACGCCAACGCGACGGACGAACAGATCGAAGCCGCGTTCGTGGAAGCCAAGGGCGCCAAGCCCGCACCGGCCCCGGCTCCGGCACCCGCCGCCGACCCGGCGCTGATGGATCAGGTGCGCTTGGTCGAGGCCCGCATCACCGCGCGCGACCTGGTCGGCGCCGCCAAGCTGCCGCAGCCCGCCAAGGACAAGCTGCTGGCCCGCTTTACCGAGGCGCAAACGCCTTTCACCGCGGCCGATGTGAGCAAGGCGATCGACGACGAACGCGCCTACCTGGCGCGCTTCACCGAGAGCGGCAAGCCGGTGATCCACTTCGACGACATCGAGGTGGAAGACCGCAGCGTCAAGATCCACGGCATGCTCGACGACTTCTTCAACCGCAAGAACGGTGTGCATTCCTTCAAGGAGTGCTACGTCGAGATCACCGGCGACCGCCACGTTACCGGCGATCTGCAGCGTTGCGACATGGCCCGCCTGCGCGAATCGCTGGGCGAGCGCTTCGTCGAGGCGCTGTCTTCCTCGAGCTGGGCGAACGTGCTTGGCGACAGCATCACCCGCCGCATGTTGGCCGAGTACGCGCAGCTGACCGACCTGCAGGACTGGCGCAAGATCGCCGACGTGGTGCCGGTCAATGACTTCCGCACCCAGGAACGCAACCGCATCGGCGGCTACGGCAACCTGCCCGCGGTGAACCAGGCGGCCGCCTACAACGCGCTGACCAGCCCGAGCGACGAGAAGGCCACCTACGCGCTGACCAAGCGTGGCGGTACTGAATCGATCACCCTCGAGATGATCACCAACGACGATGTCGGCGCCATACGCCGCATCCCGGTCGAGTTGGCGCTCGCCGCAGCCAACACGCTGTACGAGTTCGTCTTCGACTTCATCCGCACCAACCCGACGATCTACGACACCGTGGCGCTCTTCCACGCCACCCACAACAACCTCGGCGCAGCCGCGCTGGATGCCACCAGCTTCGCCGCCGCCCGCCTGGCCATGCTCAAGCAGGCCCGCGCGGGCTCCAGCAAGCGTCTCAACCTGCGCCCGCGCACGCTGATGGTGCCGCCCGAGCTGCAGGAGGCAGCCTTCAACCTGTTCGTGCGCGGCCAGAACAACGACAAGACCTTCGTCCAGACGATCAACCCCGAGGTGATCGCCATCCCGTACTGGACCGACGCCAACGACTGGGCGGTGGCCACCGACCCGCGTCAGTGCCCGACGATCGAGATCGGCTTCCTGAATGGCCGCGAAGAGCCCGAGCTCTTCGTGCAGGACAGCCCCACCGTGGGCAGCCTGTTCAGCAATGACCAGGTCACCTACAAGATCCGCCACATCTACAGCGGCGCGGTGATGGACTTCCGCGGGCTGTACAAGGCGGTCGTTGCGTAA
- a CDS encoding fibronectin type III domain-containing protein translates to MAQYYNDFTQYPLATKLDSGGHDFSVLLGRADYTFQVEEDARGASGRVLRIHRADLTGYTWWRWNAVPVTGSGEMYIEAIAGLAANTAIDARTGIVRLLCNANAGVTQGYLCADGAGGSSNVVPTIRRADSPSTTGASGTFYAFQTNRKRSYLLKWTDLGASVDLKYKTWWSDEAEPSTWTVETTSATMGGGAPYWADGVVGIGRHESGNIENRIAFIGVGTGTDSAPRVPSGGTAPTGTVTIGTITPSTTSASVPYSYSGSDATGFEYRLNGGTAASIGASPATISGLTASTPYSLEVRAINAAGSGSWSAVSNFTTEAEGPGNLPPSFDGPSIAAISATEGVALSSLDVSSRFSDAESALTFSAVGSWPAGVTVSSAGVISGTPTTAGTYSGLQVRATDAGALTADSNAFSITVAAAALPSTITVGSALYPIKYSSESVLNESGLRATVLDATTLAEVLNTSGVVCASGVITITDPALVTGSAYHLVVKTAAGWIGISDPVTAS, encoded by the coding sequence ATGGCGCAGTATTACAACGACTTCACTCAATATCCGCTGGCAACCAAGCTCGACAGTGGGGGGCATGACTTTTCGGTCCTCCTTGGCCGAGCCGACTACACGTTCCAGGTCGAGGAAGACGCGCGGGGCGCAAGCGGTCGCGTGCTGCGAATTCATCGCGCGGATCTTACCGGATATACCTGGTGGCGATGGAATGCAGTGCCGGTTACGGGCAGCGGCGAGATGTATATCGAGGCCATTGCCGGGCTCGCTGCGAACACTGCCATCGATGCGAGGACTGGCATCGTCAGGCTCCTTTGTAATGCCAACGCGGGCGTCACGCAGGGGTATCTTTGCGCGGATGGGGCGGGGGGATCAAGCAATGTCGTGCCGACTATTCGACGCGCGGACTCTCCGTCAACAACCGGCGCATCGGGCACATTTTATGCGTTTCAGACCAACCGCAAACGCTCTTATCTTCTTAAGTGGACAGACCTCGGTGCGTCGGTTGATCTCAAGTACAAAACATGGTGGTCGGACGAGGCGGAACCGAGCACATGGACTGTCGAAACGACTAGTGCAACGATGGGCGGAGGCGCTCCGTACTGGGCTGACGGTGTAGTTGGTATCGGGAGGCATGAGTCGGGCAATATCGAGAACCGGATCGCATTTATCGGCGTCGGCACAGGCACGGACTCTGCGCCTAGAGTGCCGTCCGGTGGCACTGCGCCGACCGGAACCGTCACCATCGGCACGATCACGCCGAGCACCACATCCGCATCGGTCCCCTACAGCTACAGCGGTAGTGACGCGACCGGCTTCGAGTACCGGCTCAACGGTGGCACGGCTGCGAGCATCGGCGCATCACCTGCGACGATCTCGGGACTCACGGCTAGCACGCCCTACAGCCTTGAGGTCCGTGCGATCAACGCAGCCGGGTCGGGCTCGTGGAGCGCGGTGTCGAACTTCACCACAGAAGCCGAGGGTCCGGGCAACCTGCCGCCCAGCTTCGACGGCCCGAGTATCGCGGCAATCAGCGCCACGGAAGGCGTCGCGCTGTCGTCGCTGGATGTGTCATCTCGCTTCTCGGATGCCGAGTCTGCGCTGACATTCTCGGCTGTAGGCTCGTGGCCTGCGGGCGTCACGGTATCGAGCGCTGGCGTCATCAGCGGCACGCCGACCACGGCGGGCACGTACTCCGGGCTGCAAGTCCGGGCGACGGACGCCGGGGCGCTGACGGCGGACAGCAACGCTTTCTCGATCACGGTCGCTGCGGCTGCGCTGCCGAGCACGATCACTGTCGGCTCTGCGCTGTACCCGATCAAGTACAGCTCGGAATCCGTGCTCAATGAGTCCGGGCTGCGGGCGACGGTGCTTGATGCAACCACGCTTGCAGAAGTTCTCAACACGTCGGGCGTGGTCTGTGCGAGCGGGGTGATCACGATCACCGACCCGGCGCTCGTGACGGGATCGGCCTACCACTTGGTCGTCAAGACCGCTGCGGGCTGGATCGGCATCTCTGACCCGGTGACTGCATCATGA
- a CDS encoding HK97 gp10 family phage protein: MLRIELDTDALRTYADAWTKAPNIVEGELRQFIETLVAHLQGEVQERTPTTYGTLRASIIGDVQVLPGIAVQGRVGTPLAYAVAVELGTKPHMPPVEPLINWARQKLGVSGKQAESAGWAIAKSIAARGTKGHFMFTDTWNANQAQVARGFEIAVGRIVRRLAGDPA, from the coding sequence ATGCTGCGCATCGAGCTCGACACCGACGCGCTGCGGACGTACGCCGACGCTTGGACGAAGGCGCCCAACATCGTCGAGGGCGAGCTGCGCCAGTTCATCGAGACGCTGGTGGCCCACCTGCAGGGCGAGGTGCAGGAACGCACCCCGACCACGTACGGCACGCTGCGCGCCAGCATCATCGGCGACGTGCAGGTGCTGCCGGGCATTGCCGTCCAGGGCCGCGTGGGTACGCCGCTGGCCTACGCCGTGGCGGTTGAGCTGGGCACCAAGCCGCACATGCCCCCCGTGGAGCCGCTGATCAACTGGGCCCGACAGAAGCTGGGCGTGAGTGGCAAGCAGGCTGAGTCGGCCGGCTGGGCGATCGCAAAGTCCATCGCCGCGCGCGGCACCAAGGGGCACTTCATGTTCACCGATACCTGGAACGCCAACCAGGCGCAGGTGGCGCGCGGCTTCGAGATTGCCGTGGGCCGCATCGTGCGCCGCCTTGCCGGAGACCCCGCATGA
- a CDS encoding phage minor head protein, with amino-acid sequence MTPTEAINAAMKGRTRLINGTLAELRALLQQAERDIVALLAALPTDYQAWYLPQLQAEIRRALEGIATDAAAAVDAGQVSAWREGSRLVDNVLAASAVSVVIPQLDPRQLSAMRQFLTEKIRDVTLEAANLINSELGLVVIGTQTPFEAVKAVSKILGETTLRRGTTIVSTELNRAFSAANQLRMEQSAQYVPGMQKKWLKSGKREPRPEHVAIHGQVQPVEKPFVLEGGAVTMMYPGDPRAPARHTINCGCASVPVVPKDNPYGLKRTIVDEIADNDAAENARARAALRNAARTG; translated from the coding sequence ATGACCCCCACCGAGGCCATCAATGCCGCCATGAAGGGCCGCACCCGGCTCATCAATGGCACGCTGGCCGAGCTGCGGGCGCTGCTGCAGCAGGCCGAGCGCGACATCGTGGCGCTGCTGGCGGCCCTGCCCACCGACTACCAGGCGTGGTATCTGCCCCAGCTGCAGGCCGAGATCCGCCGCGCGCTCGAGGGGATCGCCACCGACGCCGCGGCCGCGGTGGATGCCGGACAGGTCTCCGCCTGGCGCGAGGGCTCGCGGCTGGTGGATAACGTGCTGGCCGCGTCGGCCGTGTCGGTGGTGATCCCGCAGCTCGACCCGCGCCAGCTCTCTGCCATGCGCCAGTTCCTGACCGAGAAGATCCGGGACGTGACGCTCGAGGCGGCCAACCTCATCAACAGCGAGCTGGGGCTGGTGGTGATCGGCACGCAAACGCCGTTCGAGGCGGTCAAGGCGGTGAGCAAGATCCTGGGCGAGACGACGCTGCGCCGCGGCACCACCATCGTGAGCACCGAACTGAACCGGGCCTTCTCTGCCGCAAACCAGTTGCGCATGGAGCAAAGCGCGCAGTACGTTCCGGGCATGCAGAAGAAGTGGCTCAAGAGCGGCAAGCGCGAGCCGCGCCCCGAGCACGTCGCCATCCACGGCCAGGTGCAGCCGGTGGAGAAGCCCTTCGTGCTCGAGGGCGGCGCCGTTACCATGATGTACCCGGGCGACCCGCGCGCCCCCGCACGCCACACCATCAACTGCGGATGCGCCAGCGTGCCGGTGGTGCCCAAGGACAACCCCTACGGGCTCAAGCGCACCATCGTCGACGAGATCGCCGACAACGACGCCGCCGAGAACGCCCGGGCCCGCGCCGCATTGCGCAACGCCGCCCGAACCGGCTGA
- a CDS encoding RibD family protein: MAPEAVDLLSLFLPLVARTGPLAIAQLGQSLDGRIATESGASHYINGLEARTHLHRLRAVVDAVVVGVDTVNDDDPQLTVRHVAGHNPVRVVLDPRGRVRQRSQLLHDGAARTVHVVSSAAGGELAAGVQRVVLPVSADGRFEPTVVLNWLQAQGLHRVLVEGGGRTVSAFMHAGGLDRLHLLVAPLVIGSGRPGLQLPPVSTLEEALRPRCHSYRCGEDTIFDLELRRSPG, translated from the coding sequence ATGGCGCCCGAAGCTGTTGATCTGCTGTCGCTTTTTCTGCCGCTCGTGGCGCGCACCGGGCCGCTCGCCATCGCCCAGCTTGGGCAAAGCCTGGATGGCCGCATCGCGACCGAAAGCGGGGCCTCGCACTATATCAACGGATTGGAGGCCCGCACACACCTGCACCGGTTGCGCGCGGTGGTGGATGCCGTGGTGGTGGGCGTGGATACGGTCAACGACGACGATCCGCAGCTGACGGTGCGCCATGTGGCGGGGCACAACCCGGTGCGCGTGGTGCTGGACCCGCGCGGCCGGGTGCGCCAGCGCAGCCAGCTCCTGCACGACGGGGCGGCGCGCACCGTGCATGTCGTCTCCAGTGCTGCGGGGGGCGAGCTTGCCGCCGGCGTGCAGCGGGTCGTGCTGCCGGTGTCCGCGGACGGACGGTTCGAGCCGACGGTGGTACTGAACTGGCTGCAGGCGCAGGGCTTGCACCGCGTGCTGGTCGAAGGCGGAGGGCGCACGGTGTCGGCCTTCATGCATGCTGGCGGCCTTGACCGCCTGCACCTGCTGGTGGCGCCGTTGGTGATCGGCTCCGGTCGGCCGGGCCTGCAACTGCCGCCGGTTTCGACGCTCGAAGAGGCCTTGCGCCCGCGCTGCCACAGCTATCGCTGCGGCGAGGACACCATCTTCGACCTGGAACTGCGCCGCAGCCCGGGCTAG
- a CDS encoding tape measure protein has translation MTDKRINLRVDATAGGAAAELARVESSLKKTASSADSAGKSLKTAFDGADSGVVGLKAAFDKAGAAQEAFRTLGVKAVRDIDAEVAKLRAAVTLLRNQPMLPADAQQVTAQFQKRLAELRREAGQLPPELNASAKAARSLGEASGEASARMASAARAAAGWVAAFVGLNSLTDAARNVLQTGSAFEQLERRLVSLLGSQQAATEVFGQIKELARTTPFEVSALTEAYAKLTAFGLRPTMSQMMALADTAATLGGGTEALAGITLALGQAWTKGKLQGEELLQLAERGVPVWDLLAQVTGRNTAELQKMASAGELGRDVIVKLIGALGNANAGASAELMQTYAGAVSNAKDALDEFYTLIADAGVLDFLTGRIQSLLAEFERLKETGELQEWAADISDAMINVATAIEAAIEAIAALSGAAETLLKLVIARKVLSYGGALAGLGAAGAAGAAGVSAAATATGVLATNAGRAIPLLTKLRNVLGVGIIIGGIESIQAAVTAYLDMRKAQAEADQAIARAEASAQRLRDSQSPAAVAARAEEQAMNERIAALSAHKQRVEAIKAEELANLRQVLNAQVKAYDDATKGIEAALRKQEAAQNRTKNLAQSNKDFIAGLGQRQTGQQASSLDASAQITKARGTLGQGDLEGAIRQAERAKQIVQQLDESGQESTLVLQYLAKQIAQIQDEAAQGLEAEAAAGVEKERARAAEIQQLITDTVAKAEWLKQLEVDFDKAGAEASADQLRQALEQKLAANPIVIPAVVVSKSSVDGRVDDLLGDLPQRAYGGPLPGTAHHDRSDNMLYWGTPGEWVIDRPTVRRYGTRFMRDLLAGRVPRYAYGGEIGGASVLGRVAAPSLPVGAGGGQSGGAGDPLVLDFGRLGKFNATVPRDVRSELIRVFRIAAIEVGGRR, from the coding sequence ATGACAGACAAGCGCATCAATCTACGGGTCGACGCCACGGCCGGAGGGGCCGCGGCCGAGCTGGCGCGTGTCGAATCCTCGCTGAAGAAAACCGCATCGTCGGCGGATTCGGCCGGCAAGAGCCTCAAGACCGCGTTCGATGGTGCGGACAGCGGCGTCGTCGGCCTGAAGGCTGCGTTCGACAAGGCGGGCGCGGCACAGGAGGCGTTTCGCACGCTGGGCGTGAAAGCGGTGCGCGACATCGACGCCGAGGTGGCGAAGCTGCGCGCCGCGGTCACCTTGCTGCGCAACCAGCCCATGCTGCCGGCCGACGCGCAGCAGGTGACCGCCCAGTTTCAGAAGCGCCTCGCCGAACTGCGGCGCGAGGCGGGACAGCTGCCGCCGGAGTTGAATGCGAGCGCCAAGGCAGCGCGAAGCCTGGGCGAGGCCTCGGGCGAGGCGTCGGCGCGAATGGCCAGTGCGGCGCGCGCTGCGGCCGGCTGGGTGGCGGCGTTCGTTGGCCTCAATAGCCTGACCGACGCCGCCCGCAATGTGCTGCAAACGGGCTCGGCATTCGAGCAGCTCGAGCGCCGCCTTGTGAGCCTGCTCGGCAGCCAGCAGGCGGCGACCGAGGTTTTCGGGCAGATAAAGGAGCTTGCACGCACCACACCGTTCGAGGTGTCGGCGCTGACCGAGGCCTATGCCAAGCTGACCGCGTTCGGGCTGCGCCCGACCATGTCGCAGATGATGGCGCTGGCCGATACGGCTGCGACCCTGGGCGGCGGCACCGAGGCGCTGGCGGGTATCACGCTGGCGCTTGGGCAGGCCTGGACGAAGGGCAAGCTGCAGGGCGAGGAGCTGCTGCAGCTTGCCGAGCGCGGCGTGCCGGTGTGGGATCTGTTGGCCCAGGTGACCGGCCGCAACACCGCCGAGCTGCAGAAGATGGCCAGCGCGGGCGAGCTTGGCCGCGACGTGATCGTGAAGCTGATCGGCGCGCTGGGCAACGCCAATGCGGGCGCCAGCGCCGAGCTGATGCAGACCTATGCGGGCGCGGTGAGCAACGCCAAGGACGCCCTGGACGAGTTCTACACGCTGATCGCCGACGCCGGTGTGCTGGACTTCCTGACCGGGCGGATCCAGTCGCTGCTGGCTGAGTTCGAGCGGCTCAAGGAAACGGGCGAGCTGCAGGAGTGGGCCGCCGACATCTCGGACGCGATGATCAACGTGGCCACCGCGATCGAGGCCGCAATCGAGGCGATTGCCGCGCTGTCGGGCGCGGCCGAGACGCTGCTGAAGCTCGTCATCGCCCGCAAGGTGCTGAGCTACGGCGGGGCGCTTGCCGGGCTTGGGGCAGCGGGGGCGGCCGGCGCCGCAGGGGTGTCTGCTGCGGCCACGGCCACCGGTGTGCTGGCGACCAATGCGGGGCGGGCCATCCCCCTGCTGACCAAGCTGCGCAATGTGCTGGGCGTCGGCATCATCATCGGCGGCATCGAGTCCATCCAGGCCGCCGTCACGGCCTACCTGGACATGCGCAAGGCGCAGGCCGAAGCCGACCAGGCGATTGCGCGGGCCGAGGCATCGGCGCAGCGCCTGCGTGACAGCCAGTCGCCCGCGGCGGTGGCCGCCCGCGCCGAAGAGCAGGCGATGAATGAGCGCATCGCCGCGCTGTCGGCCCACAAGCAGCGGGTGGAGGCGATCAAGGCGGAAGAGCTGGCGAATCTGCGCCAGGTGCTGAACGCACAAGTGAAGGCCTACGACGACGCCACCAAGGGCATCGAGGCCGCGCTGCGCAAGCAGGAGGCGGCGCAGAACCGCACGAAGAACCTCGCGCAGTCGAACAAGGATTTCATCGCCGGGCTGGGACAGCGCCAGACGGGGCAGCAGGCCTCGTCGCTGGATGCCTCGGCGCAGATCACAAAGGCGCGCGGCACGCTGGGCCAAGGTGACCTTGAGGGCGCGATCCGCCAGGCCGAGCGCGCCAAGCAGATCGTGCAGCAGCTGGACGAGTCGGGGCAGGAGAGCACCCTGGTGCTGCAGTACCTGGCGAAGCAGATCGCTCAGATCCAGGACGAGGCCGCGCAGGGGCTTGAGGCCGAAGCCGCGGCCGGTGTGGAAAAGGAGCGCGCGCGCGCTGCCGAGATCCAGCAGCTGATCACCGATACGGTGGCCAAGGCTGAGTGGCTCAAGCAGCTCGAGGTCGATTTCGACAAGGCGGGCGCCGAGGCCAGTGCCGACCAGTTGCGCCAGGCGCTTGAGCAGAAGCTGGCCGCCAACCCGATCGTGATCCCCGCGGTGGTGGTGAGCAAGTCGAGCGTCGATGGCCGCGTCGATGACCTCCTCGGCGACCTCCCGCAGCGCGCATACGGGGGGCCGCTGCCCGGCACCGCGCACCACGACCGTAGCGACAACATGCTGTATTGGGGCACCCCGGGCGAGTGGGTCATCGACCGCCCGACCGTGCGCCGGTACGGCACGCGCTTCATGCGCGACCTGTTGGCTGGCCGCGTGCCGCGGTACGCGTATGGCGGCGAGATCGGTGGGGCGAGTGTGCTTGGCCGGGTGGCCGCGCCGTCGCTGCCGGTCGGTGCGGGGGGCGGCCAGTCCGGTGGGGCTGGTGATCCGCTGGTCCTGGACTTCGGTCGGCTCGGCAAATTCAACGCTACGGTCCCGCGTGACGTGCGGTCGGAGTTGATTCGCGTGTTCCGCATCGCCGCGATTGAAGTCGGAGGTCGTCGATGA